One Vigna unguiculata cultivar IT97K-499-35 chromosome 11, ASM411807v1, whole genome shotgun sequence DNA window includes the following coding sequences:
- the LOC114169833 gene encoding phosphatidylinositol 3,4,5-trisphosphate 3-phosphatase and protein-tyrosine-phosphatase PTEN1-like produces MIDVEIYNLCIEESYDPAHFYGRVEAYPFDDNHVPSLQMIRDFCESVDSWLSSDPKNIVVIHCMYYAAGKGRTGLMVCAYLTYCGMSADEALQLYADRRTTNNEGVSIPSRGILG; encoded by the exons ATGATAGATGTAGAG ATCTATAATCTTTGTATAGAAGAAAGTTATGATCCTGCTCACTTTTATGGACGTGTGGAAGCATACCCCTTTGATGATAACCATGTGCCATCTCTTCAAATGATCAGAGATTTCTGTGAAAGTGTGGATTCATGGCTGTCAAGTGACCCCAAAAATATTGTTGTTATTCATTGCATG TATTATGCAGCAGGAAAAGGTAGAACTGGATTAATGGTGTGTGCATACTTAACTTATTGTGGCATGTCAGCAGATGAGGCTCTTCAACTGTATGCGGATAGACGAACAACCAATAATGAAGGA GTATCAATACCAAGTCGTGGCATATTGGGATAG
- the LOC114169832 gene encoding pentatricopeptide repeat-containing protein At3g29230-like — protein MAMQMQVPVGGRVPTWFSRRRLLEEKLCYLHKCTNLNHVNQILAQILKANLHRDLFVAPKLIAAFSVCRDLTAAVNVFNQLPHPNVHLYNCIIRANTNNHSHPSLPFNAFLQMQKNGLFPDNFTYPSLLKACIDSSSLPLVRMIHAHVEKFGLYEDIFVPNSLIDSYSRCGSSGLDAAMSLFLAMEERDVVTWNSMIGGLVRCGELECACKLFDEMPERDMVSWNTMLDGYTKAGEMEKAFELFERMPERNVVSWSTMVCRYSKVGDMDMARVLFDRCPGKNVVLWTTIIAGYAEKGNAREARELYGKMEEAGLRPDHGFLFSILAACAESGMLELGRRIHKSVKKWRFRCSGKVLNAFIDMYAKCGCLNAASEVFIGMMAKRDVVSWNSMIQGFAMHGHGKKALELFSRMVDEGFEPDRCTFIGLLCAYTHAGLVNEGRKCFYSMEKVYEILPEIEHYGCMVDLLERGGHLEEAFTLVRSMPMKPNAIILGTLLNACRMHNDVDLARAVCEQLFKLEPSDAGNYSLLSNIYAQAGYWMNMANVRLQMKNTGRQKPSGASFIEVEEEVHEFTVFDQSHPKSDDIYRMIDRLVEDLQQVGFVPMIHQ, from the coding sequence ATGGCAATGCAAATGCAAGTTCCGGTGGGAGGGAGAGTGCCCACATGGTTTTCTCGCCGGAGATTACTGGAAGAGAAGCTCTGCTACCTCCACAAGTGCACCAACCTCAACCATGTCAACCAAATCCTTGCCCAAATTCTCAAAGCTAATCTCCATCGTGACCTCTTCGTCGCTCCCAAACTCATCGCCGCCTTCTCCGTCTGCCGCGACCTCACTGCCGCCGTCAACGTCTTCAACCAGCTCCCCCACCCCAACGTCCACCTCTACAACTGCATCATCAGAGCTAACACCAACAACCATTCACACCCCTCTTTACCCTTCAACGCTTTCCTCCAAATGCAAAAAAACGGTCTCTTCCCTGATAACTTCACCTACCCTTCTCTCCTTAAGGCTTGTATCGACTCTTCCTCGCTCCCCTTGGTCCGAATGATTCATGCCCATGTTGAAAAATTCGGTCTTTACGAGGATATTTTCGTGCCCAATTCACTCATTGATTCGTACTCCAGGTGCGGGAGTTCCGGGCTTGATGCGGCCATGAGCTTGTTTTTGGCCATGGAGGAAAGGGATGTGGTCACTTGGAACTCCATGATTGGTGGGTTGGTCCGATGTGGGGAATTGGAGTGTGCGTGCAAGctgtttgatgaaatgcctGAAAGGGATATGGTTAGTTGGAACACGATGTTGGATGGGTACACCAAGGCGGGGGAGATGGAGAAGGCATTTGAGCTGTTTGAGAGAATGCCTGAGAGGAATGTTGTTTCATGGTCGACTATGGTTTGTAGGTATAGTAAGGTTGGTGACATGGACATGGCAAGGGTGCTGTTTGATAGGTGTCCGGGGAAGAATGTGGTGCTTTGGACGACGATAATAGCGGGGTATGCAGAGAAGGGGAATGCGAGGGAGGCGAGGGAGTTATATGGGAAAATGGAGGAGGCTGGATTGAGGCCTGATCATGGGTTTTTGTTTAGTATTTTGGCGGCCTGTGCTGAATCTGGAATGCTTGAGTTAGGGAGGAGAATTCACAAGTCTGTGAAGAAGTGGAGGTTTAGATGTAGCGGTAAGGTGTTGAATGCGTTTATTGATATGTACGCCAAGTGTGGTTGTTTGAATGCTGCATCTGAAGTCTTTATTGGAATGATGGCGAAGAGAGATGTGGTGTCTTGGAATTCCATGATCCAGGGGTTTGCCATGCACGGACATGGCAAGAAAGCGCTTGAGCTTTTCTCTAGAATGGTAGACGAAGGTTTTGAGCCAGATAGATGTACATTTATTGGCCTCTTGTGTGCTTACACCCATGCAGGACTTGTTAACGAAGGGCGCAAATGCTTTTACTCAATGGAGAAAGTGTACGAGATCCTTCCTGAAATTGAACATTATGGTTGCATGGTGGACCTTCTTGAACGTGGGGGACACCTAGAAGAAGCTTTCACGCTTGTGCGCAGCATGCCTATGAAACCAAATGCCATTATATTGGGTACTCTTTTGAATGCTTGTCGGATGCATAATGATGTAGATCTTGCAAGAGCGGTGTGTGAACAACTGTTTAAGTTGGAGCCATCAGATGCTGGGAATTACTCCCTTCTGTCAAATATTTATGCTCAAGCAGGATATTGGATGAATATGGCCAATGTAAGGTTACAAATGAAGAACACAGGAAGGCAAAAGCCTTCAGGGGCTAGTTTCATAGAGGTAGAGGAAGAAGTGCACGAATTTACTGTATTTGATCAGTCACACCCTAAATCTGATGATATATATCGGATGATTGATAGATTGGTTGAGGACCTCCAGCAGGTTGGATTTGTTCCAATGATACACCAATAG